A DNA window from Canis lupus familiaris isolate Mischka breed German Shepherd chromosome 10, alternate assembly UU_Cfam_GSD_1.0, whole genome shotgun sequence contains the following coding sequences:
- the RAB5B gene encoding ras-related protein Rab-5B: MTSRSTARPNGQPQASKICQFKLVLLGESAVGKSSLVLRFVKGQFHEYQESTIGAAFLTQSVCLDDTTVKFEIWDTAGQERYHSLAPMYYRGAQAAIVVYDITNQETFARAKTWVKELQRQASPSIVIALAGNKADLANKRMVEYEEAQAYADDNSLLFMETSAKTAMNVNDLFLAIAKKLPKSEPQNLGGAAGRSRGVDLHEQSQQNKSQCCSN; the protein is encoded by the exons ATGACTAGCAGAAGCACAGCCAGGCCCAATGGGCAGCCCCAGGCCAGCAAAATATGCCAGTTCAAATTGGTCCTGCTGGGTGAATCTGCAGTGGGGAAGTCTAGCCTGGTATTACGTTTTGTCAAAGGGCAGTTTCATGAGTACCAGGAGAGCACCATTGGAG CGGCCTTCCTCACCCAGTCTGTTTGTCTAGATGACACAACAGTCAAGTTTGAGATCTGGGACACAGCTGGGCAGGAGCGATACCATAGCTTGGCCCCCATGTACTACAGGGGTGCCCAAGCTGCCATTGTGGTTTATGACATTACTAATCAG GAAACCTTCGCTCGAGCAAAGACCTGGGTAAAGGAACTACAGCGACAGGCCAGTCCTAGCATCGTTATTGCCCTGGCGGGGAACAAAGCTGATCTGGCCAATAAGCGCATGGTGGAGTATGAA GAGGCCCAGGCGTATGCAGATGACAACAGCTTATTGTTTATGGAGACTTCAGCCAAGACAGCTATGAACGTGAACGATCTCTTCCTGGCTATAG CTAAGAAGTTGCCAAAGAGTGAACCCCAGAATCTGGGGGGTGCAGCAGGCCGAAGCCGGGGTGTGGATCTCCATGAGCAGTCCCAGCAGAACAAGAGCCAGTGTTGTAGCAACTGA
- the SUOX gene encoding sulfite oxidase, mitochondrial isoform X1 translates to MGTLLSLPYFGIPGVSDPLSVLRKELRGTVPKMTSSLTPGPLTSQFAEFLGMAQTRSATMLLQRAMIPRFRQACRLKLVPSRLCIQACSTNDSSQLQYPSLAFSGDNSSTKGWRVMGTLLGLGAVLAYHDHRCRAAQESPHLYTREEVRAHSSPETRIWVTLGCEVFDVTEFVDLHPGGPSKLMLAAGGPLEPFWALYAVHNQPHVRELLAQYKVGELSPEDKEPFTLKTSDPYSDDPVRHPALKVNSQRPFNAEPPPELLTENYITPNPIFFTRNHLPVPNLDPETYRLHVVGPPEGQSLSLSLNDLYQFPKHEITVTLQCAGNRRSEMTRFKEVKGLEWNTGAISTARWAGARLCDVLAKAGHQLCETEAHVCFEGLDSDPTGTAYGASIPLARAMDPEAEVLLAYEMNGQPLPRDHGFPVRVVVPGVVGARHVKWLGKVSVEPEESYSHWQRRDYKGFSPSVDWDTVDFDSAPSIQELPVQSAITEPKDGETVQSGEVTIKGYAWSGGGRAVVRVDVSLDGGLTWQVAELDGEEPHPRKAWAWRLWQLQASVPAGKKELNIVCKAVDDSYNVQPDTVAPIWNLRGVLSNAWHRVHVRVAP, encoded by the exons ATGGggactcttctctctcttccctattTTGGCATTCCTGGGGTCAGTGATCCGCTCAGTGTTCTGAGGAAGGAACTGCGGGGCACAGTGCCAAAAATGACTTCTTCGCTGACACCGGGGCCATTAACTTCCCAATTTGCTGAGTTCCTGGGAATGGCACAGACAAG GTCTGCCACAATGCTGCTGCAGAGGGCTATGATCCCACGTTTCCGACAGGCCTGCAG acTCAAGTTAGTCCCCTCAAGGCTCTGTATTCAAGCCTGCTCTACAAATGATTCATCTCAGCTCCAGTATCCCAGCCTTGCCTTCTCTGGTGATAACTCCAGCACGAAGGGATGGAGAGTCATGGGGACTCTGCTAGGCCTGGGTGCGGTGTTGGCCTATCATGACCACCGGTGCAGG GCTGCTCAGGAGTCACCACACTTATACACGAGAGAGGAAGTAAGAGCTCACAGCAGCCCTGAGACTAGGATCTGGGTGACTCTGGGCTGTGAGGTGTTTGATGTTACAGAATTTGTGGACCTACACCCAGGGGGGCCGTCAAAGCTGATGCTGGCAGCAGGGGGTCCTCTAGAGCCCTTCTGGGCCCTCTATGCCGTTCATAACCAGCCCCACGTGCGTGAGCTACTGGCTCAGTACAAGGTCGGGGAGCTGAGCCCTGAAGACAAGGAGCCCTTTACCTTGAAGACCTCTGACCCTTACAGTGATGATCCTGTCCGTCACCCAGCCCTGAAGGTCAACAGCCAGCGCCCCTTTAATGCAGAGCCCCCCCCTGAACTGCTGACGGAAAACTATATCACACCTAACCCTATCTTCTTCACCCGAAACCATCTGCCTGTACCTAACCTGGACCCAGAAACCTATCGCCTGCATGTAGTAGGGCCACCTGAGGGTCAGTCACTGTCCCTATCCCTGAATGACTTGTACCAGTTCCCTAAGCATGAGATCACAGTCACTCTTCAGTGCGCCGGCAACCGACGCTCTGAGATGACTCGGTTCAAAGAAGTCAAAGGTCTGGAGTGGAACACGGGGGCCATTAGCACTGCACGCTGGGCTGGGGCACGCCTCTGTGATGTGTTAGCCAAGGCTGGTCACCAACTCTGTGAAACTGAGGCCCATGTCTGCTTTGAGGGACTGGACTCAGACCCCACAGGGACAGCCTACGGAGCATCCATCCCTCTGGCTCGGGCCATGGACCCTGAAGCTGAGGTCCTGCTGGCATATGAGATGAATGGGCAGCCTCTGCCTCGAGACCATGGCTTTCCTGTGCGGGTGGTGGTGCCTGGTGTGGTGGGTGCCCGCCATGTCAAATGGCTGGGCAAAGTGAGTGTGGAACCAGAGGAAAGTTACAGTCACTGGCAGCGACGGGATTACAAAGGCTTCTCTCCATCTGTGGACTGGGACACAGTAGATTTTGACTCAGCTCCATCTATTCAGGAACTTCCTGTCCAGTCAGCCATCACAGAGCCCAAGGATGGGGAGACTGTGCAATCAGGGGAGGTGACTATCAAGGGCTATGCGTGGAGTGGTGGTGGGAGGGCTGTGGTCAGGGTGGATGTGTCTCTGGATGGGGGCCTAACCTGGCAGGTGGCTGAGCTGGATGGAGAGGAACCGCACCCCCGAAAGGCCTGGGCCTGGAGGCTGTGGCAGCTGCAAGCCTCTGTGCCAGCTGGGAAGAAGGAATTGAACATTGTTTGTAAGGCTGTAGATGACAGCTACAATGTGCAACCAGACACAGTGGCCCCAATCTGGAACCTGCGAGGTGTGCTCAGCAATGCCTGGCACCGTGTCCATGTCCGTGTCGCCCCATGA
- the SUOX gene encoding sulfite oxidase, mitochondrial isoform X2 yields MLLQRAMIPRFRQACRLKLVPSRLCIQACSTNDSSQLQYPSLAFSGDNSSTKGWRVMGTLLGLGAVLAYHDHRCRAAQESPHLYTREEVRAHSSPETRIWVTLGCEVFDVTEFVDLHPGGPSKLMLAAGGPLEPFWALYAVHNQPHVRELLAQYKVGELSPEDKEPFTLKTSDPYSDDPVRHPALKVNSQRPFNAEPPPELLTENYITPNPIFFTRNHLPVPNLDPETYRLHVVGPPEGQSLSLSLNDLYQFPKHEITVTLQCAGNRRSEMTRFKEVKGLEWNTGAISTARWAGARLCDVLAKAGHQLCETEAHVCFEGLDSDPTGTAYGASIPLARAMDPEAEVLLAYEMNGQPLPRDHGFPVRVVVPGVVGARHVKWLGKVSVEPEESYSHWQRRDYKGFSPSVDWDTVDFDSAPSIQELPVQSAITEPKDGETVQSGEVTIKGYAWSGGGRAVVRVDVSLDGGLTWQVAELDGEEPHPRKAWAWRLWQLQASVPAGKKELNIVCKAVDDSYNVQPDTVAPIWNLRGVLSNAWHRVHVRVAP; encoded by the exons ATGCTGCTGCAGAGGGCTATGATCCCACGTTTCCGACAGGCCTGCAG acTCAAGTTAGTCCCCTCAAGGCTCTGTATTCAAGCCTGCTCTACAAATGATTCATCTCAGCTCCAGTATCCCAGCCTTGCCTTCTCTGGTGATAACTCCAGCACGAAGGGATGGAGAGTCATGGGGACTCTGCTAGGCCTGGGTGCGGTGTTGGCCTATCATGACCACCGGTGCAGG GCTGCTCAGGAGTCACCACACTTATACACGAGAGAGGAAGTAAGAGCTCACAGCAGCCCTGAGACTAGGATCTGGGTGACTCTGGGCTGTGAGGTGTTTGATGTTACAGAATTTGTGGACCTACACCCAGGGGGGCCGTCAAAGCTGATGCTGGCAGCAGGGGGTCCTCTAGAGCCCTTCTGGGCCCTCTATGCCGTTCATAACCAGCCCCACGTGCGTGAGCTACTGGCTCAGTACAAGGTCGGGGAGCTGAGCCCTGAAGACAAGGAGCCCTTTACCTTGAAGACCTCTGACCCTTACAGTGATGATCCTGTCCGTCACCCAGCCCTGAAGGTCAACAGCCAGCGCCCCTTTAATGCAGAGCCCCCCCCTGAACTGCTGACGGAAAACTATATCACACCTAACCCTATCTTCTTCACCCGAAACCATCTGCCTGTACCTAACCTGGACCCAGAAACCTATCGCCTGCATGTAGTAGGGCCACCTGAGGGTCAGTCACTGTCCCTATCCCTGAATGACTTGTACCAGTTCCCTAAGCATGAGATCACAGTCACTCTTCAGTGCGCCGGCAACCGACGCTCTGAGATGACTCGGTTCAAAGAAGTCAAAGGTCTGGAGTGGAACACGGGGGCCATTAGCACTGCACGCTGGGCTGGGGCACGCCTCTGTGATGTGTTAGCCAAGGCTGGTCACCAACTCTGTGAAACTGAGGCCCATGTCTGCTTTGAGGGACTGGACTCAGACCCCACAGGGACAGCCTACGGAGCATCCATCCCTCTGGCTCGGGCCATGGACCCTGAAGCTGAGGTCCTGCTGGCATATGAGATGAATGGGCAGCCTCTGCCTCGAGACCATGGCTTTCCTGTGCGGGTGGTGGTGCCTGGTGTGGTGGGTGCCCGCCATGTCAAATGGCTGGGCAAAGTGAGTGTGGAACCAGAGGAAAGTTACAGTCACTGGCAGCGACGGGATTACAAAGGCTTCTCTCCATCTGTGGACTGGGACACAGTAGATTTTGACTCAGCTCCATCTATTCAGGAACTTCCTGTCCAGTCAGCCATCACAGAGCCCAAGGATGGGGAGACTGTGCAATCAGGGGAGGTGACTATCAAGGGCTATGCGTGGAGTGGTGGTGGGAGGGCTGTGGTCAGGGTGGATGTGTCTCTGGATGGGGGCCTAACCTGGCAGGTGGCTGAGCTGGATGGAGAGGAACCGCACCCCCGAAAGGCCTGGGCCTGGAGGCTGTGGCAGCTGCAAGCCTCTGTGCCAGCTGGGAAGAAGGAATTGAACATTGTTTGTAAGGCTGTAGATGACAGCTACAATGTGCAACCAGACACAGTGGCCCCAATCTGGAACCTGCGAGGTGTGCTCAGCAATGCCTGGCACCGTGTCCATGTCCGTGTCGCCCCATGA